A region from the Oncorhynchus tshawytscha isolate Ot180627B linkage group LG26, Otsh_v2.0, whole genome shotgun sequence genome encodes:
- the LOC112225429 gene encoding zinc-binding protein A33, producing MASASSLLSEDQFLCPICLDVFTSPITTPCGHNFCKDCIHGYWHITSPCQCPMCKQKFSRRPELKVNTFIAEMADQFRRSVEIRATATSTQYQPQAAQPGEVPCDVCTGRKIKALKSCLECLASYCETHLDPHHILATFKKHNLIEPVINIEHRVCKRHQKILELFCRSDQTYMCQVCTEKRHKKHNVVPLEEESRERRAQLGNMEDVMQQMIQGRLQKVKEIKHTVQSGKINAEREIRESLQVFTALVRSIQRSQAELIEVIEEKQKAAASRAEGLIKELEQEITELKRRSTGVKQLSLTEDHLHLIHSFPFLCTPPPAKDWSDIRVQSVVYVGTVRRAVRRAGSQFEETLKNEVKRLCETELTRTQQCAVDVTLDPDTAHPKLILSNNGKQVAHGNTALNLPDNPERFYPGISVLGREGFSSGRFYYEVQVKGKTEWDIGVGRESVNKKGGNTLNPEHGYWTVGLRNRTEYWALTTPPVPLPLVDKPQRVGVYVDWEGGQVSFYDVDSRSHIYSFTGYIFAERLYAYFNPRKNNGGVNSAPLVISPVSDVTSSP from the coding sequence ATGGCTTCCGCCAGCAGCCTGCTGTCCGAGGATCAGTTCCTGTGCCCCATCTGTCTAGACGTGTTCACCAGCCCAATCACCACCCCGTGTGGACACAACTTCTGCAAGGACTGCATACATGGCTACTGGCATATCACCAGCCCGTGCCAGTGTCCCATGTGTAAGCAGAAATTCAGCAGAAGACCTGAGCTCAAAGTCAATACTTTCATAGCTGAGATGGCCGATCAGTTCAGAAGGTCAGTTGAAATTAGGGCTACTGCTACTAGTACACAGTACCAACCCCAAGCAGCCCAACCTGGAGAAGTGCCCTGTGACGTCTGCACTGGGAGGAAAATCAAGGCCTTGAAGTCCTGCCTGGAGTGTCTGGCCTCTTACTGTGAGACTCACCTAGATCCTCACCATATACTGGCCACCTTCAAGAAACACAATCTGATTGAGCCTGTGATTAACATAGAGCACAGAGTGTGTAAGCGGCACCAGAAAATTCTGGAGCTGTTCTGTAGAAGTGACCAGACATACATGTGTCAGGTTTGCACTGAGAAAAGACATAAGAAACACAATGTTGTCCCTTTGGAGgaagaaagcagagagaggagggctcaGCTGGGGAATATGGAAGATGTAATGCAGCAGATGATTCAGGGTCGACTGCAGAAAGTGAAGGAGATCAAACACACAGTACAATCAGGCAAAataaatgcagagagagagattagggagAGCTTGCAGGTCTTCACTGCTCTGGTGCGCTCCATTCAGAGAAGCCAGGCTGAGCTCATTGAGGTGATTGAAGAGAAGCAGAAGGCAGCAGCGAGTCGGGCTGAAGGGCTCATTAAAGAGCTGGAGCAGGAAATCACAGAGCTAAAGAGGAGAAGCACTGGGGTGAAGCAGCTCTCACTCACTGAGGACCACCTCCACCTCATCCATAGCTTCCCATTCCTGTGCACCCCTCCACCCGCCAAGGACTGGTCCGACATCAGAGTTCAAAGTGTTGTGTACGTAGGAACAGTGAGGAGAGCTGTGAGGAGAGCTGGATCCCAGTTTGAGGAGACACTGAAGAATGAAGTGAAAAGATTATGTGAAACAGAACTTACAAGAACTCAGCAGTGTGCCGTGGATGTGACCCTTGACCCTGATACAGCTCACCCTAAACTTATCCTCTCTAACAACGGTAAACAAGTGGCCCACGGCAATACAGCGCTGAACCTCCCTGACAACCCCGAGAGGTTTTACCCTGGTATCAGTGTCCTGGGGAGGGAGGGCTTCTCCTCAGGGAGGTTCTACTACGAGGTGCAGGTGAAGGGGAAGACAGAGTGGGACATAGGAGTGGGGAGAGAATCTGTCAACAAGAAAGGAGGAAATACCCTAAACCCTGAACATGGCTACTGGACAGTAGGCCTGAGGAACAGGACTGAATACTGGGCTCTGACGACCCCTCCTGTTCCCCTGCCACTGGTCGATAAGCCCCAGAGGGTGGGGGTGTACGTGGACTGGGAAGGGGGGCAGGTGTCCTTTTACGATGTGGATTCCAGATCTCATATCTACTCGTTCACCGGTTACATCTTCGCAGAGAGACTCTATGCATACTTCAACCCCCGAAAGAATAACGGTGGGGTCAACTCAGCGCCGTTGGTGATCTCTCCTGTCAGTGACGTTACCTCCTCACCTTAA